Proteins from a single region of Acidobacteriota bacterium:
- a CDS encoding diguanylate cyclase, whose translation MKNSLPSNHTPSPDTPLSAWLPIQQSLAEKNNIALTTLDESNIYVGETANENSICQAMQKSPVHANRCDADCGTAYQRAIRAVGKIEYTCHVGLKCFAFAAHNHPKPLVILGGRTFTSSANYSKFLNRYQDYQPVETGAALQNIKFNDPFELAEIAEVVSSTANAHFAREHSSLSSINELENAPNLLDAHLEIIRLSDELENKNRALVQFQDFLRDVAPTLDSQSVYLDILKKFNEIMKAERGSLMLYNPETAELSLEAAVGADFESLSKIRVKLGEGISGAVLYSGLPLLVHNVDTDRRVRSSRAANYKTKSFISYPITLGSRKFGVLNLTDRKDGTAYDKQDLLILDMIAPQIALIIDRTEWYKKAEQYQQMSLTDELTGLPNRRYLEERLFEEVERSKRHNTPLAFMLIDIDYFKSYNDLYGHTNADRMLIQVANIFRRSIRTIDMPARFAGDEFCIILPETDLASASRIAERLCKEVRQIELATEQGGEMNRVTLSIGVSSFSKSINSPHLIIQSADAALYEAKARGRDQVAIFEE comes from the coding sequence GTGAAAAATTCTTTACCATCCAATCACACGCCTTCACCGGACACGCCGCTTTCGGCGTGGTTGCCTATACAGCAATCGCTGGCGGAAAAAAATAATATTGCCCTGACGACGCTTGATGAAAGCAATATTTATGTTGGAGAAACCGCGAACGAAAATAGCATCTGTCAGGCGATGCAGAAATCTCCGGTTCACGCCAACCGTTGTGACGCCGATTGTGGGACAGCTTACCAGCGGGCAATCCGTGCGGTCGGAAAAATCGAATATACCTGTCACGTCGGGCTAAAGTGTTTTGCCTTTGCGGCGCATAATCACCCGAAACCACTGGTTATTCTCGGAGGCAGAACTTTTACCTCATCGGCAAATTATTCAAAATTTTTAAATCGTTATCAGGATTATCAACCTGTCGAAACCGGCGCGGCTTTGCAAAACATCAAGTTCAATGACCCGTTTGAACTTGCGGAGATTGCAGAGGTCGTTTCCTCAACCGCAAATGCCCACTTTGCGCGAGAGCACTCCAGCTTATCGTCAATCAATGAACTCGAAAACGCTCCTAATCTTCTGGATGCGCACCTGGAAATCATTCGACTTTCCGATGAACTCGAAAATAAAAATCGGGCATTGGTGCAATTTCAGGATTTTCTGCGTGATGTCGCGCCGACCCTGGATTCGCAATCGGTTTATCTGGACATTTTGAAAAAGTTCAATGAAATCATGAAAGCCGAGCGCGGTTCGCTGATGCTTTATAACCCGGAAACTGCTGAACTTTCTCTGGAAGCGGCGGTGGGAGCCGATTTCGAGTCATTAAGTAAAATTCGCGTCAAACTCGGCGAAGGGATTTCCGGCGCGGTGCTCTACAGCGGTCTGCCGCTGCTGGTTCACAATGTGGATACAGACCGACGTGTGCGAAGCAGCCGCGCGGCGAATTATAAGACCAAATCGTTTATCAGCTACCCCATCACCCTGGGCAGTCGCAAATTCGGGGTCTTGAATTTAACCGACCGCAAAGACGGAACCGCTTACGATAAGCAAGACCTGTTGATTCTCGATATGATTGCCCCGCAGATTGCCCTCATCATTGATCGAACTGAGTGGTATAAAAAGGCTGAACAGTATCAGCAGATGTCATTGACCGATGAACTGACGGGATTGCCGAATCGTCGTTATCTTGAAGAACGACTGTTTGAAGAGGTCGAGCGTTCCAAACGCCATAACACCCCGCTGGCATTCATGTTGATCGACATTGATTATTTTAAAAGCTACAACGATCTTTACGGGCACACCAATGCCGACCGCATGTTGATTCAGGTTGCCAATATTTTCCGACGCTCGATTCGCACCATCGATATGCCTGCGCGATTTGCCGGTGATGAGTTTTGCATTATTTTACCGGAAACCGATTTAGCCTCCGCTTCGCGTATAGCCGAACGGTTGTGCAAAGAGGTTCGGCAAATCGAACTCGCCACCGAACAGGGTGGTGAGATGAACCGCGTCACCCTAAGCATTGGGGTTTCGTCATTCAGTAAATCCATCAACTCGCCACATCTCATCATTCAATCGGCGGACGCGGCGCTTTACGAAGCAAAAGCTCGCGGACGCGACCAGGTGGCGATTTTTGAAGAATAA
- a CDS encoding D-cysteine desulfhydrase family protein, translating to MNEALQKKALAKLADTPRLNIGVHPTPIEELRRFQQTLGENAPRIFIKRDDYTGAGFGGNKVRKLDYVLAQAIRDGVDTVLTIGGEKSNHCRATAAMCARVGLDCVLILNRSSQTADEWKPASLVVDELVGAKVHLVDNRESRQTTMHSLAEDLRSTGKRVLEIPLGASMPLGALGYVQAAQEAAAQLEAMNVRVTHMFHSSSSGGTQAGLIVGAALCPLSEAKIIGVSPDDPSEAIAAEVSQVINGLKALLEISEASLHQEAVVLDDYIGEGYGIASAASSAALKNLARTEGIILDPVYTAKAFAGMLDWIKQGRLTRHDTVLFWHTGGQLALFYSH from the coding sequence ATGAACGAAGCGTTGCAGAAAAAAGCTCTTGCCAAACTCGCCGACACACCGCGTTTGAACATCGGCGTTCACCCGACGCCGATTGAAGAACTCCGGCGATTTCAACAAACGCTGGGCGAAAACGCGCCGCGCATTTTTATCAAACGCGATGATTACACCGGCGCAGGATTTGGCGGCAATAAAGTTCGCAAACTCGATTATGTTTTAGCTCAGGCAATCCGTGATGGCGTTGATACGGTTCTCACCATCGGCGGAGAAAAATCCAATCATTGCCGGGCGACCGCAGCCATGTGCGCGCGCGTGGGTTTGGATTGTGTGCTGATTCTTAACCGCAGTTCGCAAACCGCAGATGAGTGGAAGCCCGCAAGTCTGGTTGTTGATGAACTGGTTGGCGCTAAGGTTCATCTGGTCGATAACCGCGAATCCCGTCAAACCACGATGCACTCGTTAGCCGAAGATTTAAGGAGCACGGGCAAGCGAGTTTTAGAAATTCCGCTTGGGGCATCGATGCCGCTGGGCGCGCTCGGTTATGTTCAAGCCGCACAGGAAGCCGCTGCGCAACTTGAAGCGATGAATGTGCGGGTGACCCATATGTTTCATTCGAGTTCTTCGGGAGGCACGCAAGCCGGGTTAATAGTTGGGGCGGCGCTTTGTCCGTTGAGTGAAGCAAAAATCATTGGCGTCAGTCCTGATGACCCCAGTGAAGCGATTGCCGCTGAAGTTTCCCAAGTCATCAACGGATTAAAAGCTCTGCTTGAAATATCCGAGGCATCATTGCATCAGGAAGCCGTCGTGCTTGATGACTATATCGGCGAAGGCTATGGCATCGCGTCGGCTGCATCATCGGCAGCACTGAAAAATCTGGCGCGCACCGAAGGCATCATCCTCGACCCGGTTTATACCGCAAAAGCCTTTGCCGGAATGTTGGATTGGATAAAGCAGGGACGGCTCACTCGCCACGATACCGTGTTGTTCTGGCATACCGGCGGGCAATTGGCGCTCTTTTATTCGCATTAA
- a CDS encoding serine hydrolase domain-containing protein has protein sequence MNQVTRLCSVMCALAWLMTTVNAQTSQNFNQAYQGFKTVYEQQLKKHGIIGSSFFLIHDNQIIAREFYGKANLEKNQVVDEDTIYHWASITKTFTGIAIMQLRDRGLLKLDDPIIKYLPELRAVHNPFGDMSEITLRQLMSHSAGFRDATWPWGGDKDWHPHEPQHWSQIVAMLPYTEIQFKPGSKWSYSNPAIIFLGRVIEIITHDDFEVYVDKNIFKPLEMYRSYFDATPYHLLNYRSHSYYLQDGKLTPARFDVDTGITVSNGGLNAPLTDMAKYINFLMGDAKKQAIYDGVLKRASLEAMWQAQINIEPQVADGENRKDAMGLTYFIEDNFGQHFIGHSGSQNGFILHFYVRPDNRAAYIVAFNTHAIPTEKDASKNTREADRVIKEYLFKNIFPLFKKSETSNQKPE, from the coding sequence ATGAATCAAGTAACGCGACTTTGTTCGGTGATGTGCGCTCTTGCATGGCTTATGACAACCGTAAACGCTCAAACTTCCCAGAATTTCAATCAAGCCTATCAAGGTTTCAAAACGGTTTACGAACAACAGCTCAAAAAACATGGCATCATCGGCAGCAGTTTTTTTCTGATTCACGATAATCAAATCATCGCCAGAGAGTTTTATGGCAAGGCCAATCTTGAAAAGAATCAAGTCGTCGATGAAGACACGATTTATCATTGGGCATCGATTACCAAAACCTTCACGGGCATTGCCATCATGCAACTTCGCGACAGAGGTTTGCTGAAACTCGACGACCCGATTATCAAATACCTGCCCGAACTGCGCGCTGTGCATAATCCGTTCGGCGATATGAGTGAAATCACCTTGCGTCAGTTGATGTCGCATAGCGCCGGGTTTCGTGATGCGACCTGGCCCTGGGGCGGCGACAAAGATTGGCATCCGCACGAACCGCAACACTGGTCGCAAATTGTCGCCATGCTGCCTTACACAGAGATTCAATTTAAACCCGGCTCCAAGTGGAGTTATTCCAATCCGGCGATTATTTTTTTAGGTCGGGTTATTGAAATCATCACCCATGACGATTTTGAAGTTTATGTCGATAAAAATATTTTCAAGCCTTTGGAGATGTATCGCAGCTATTTCGACGCCACCCCTTATCATTTACTCAACTATCGCTCGCACAGTTATTACCTGCAAGATGGAAAACTCACGCCGGCGCGGTTTGATGTCGATACCGGCATCACAGTGTCAAACGGCGGACTCAATGCGCCGCTCACCGATATGGCGAAATATATTAATTTCCTGATGGGCGACGCGAAAAAACAGGCAATCTATGATGGCGTTTTAAAGCGCGCATCGCTTGAAGCGATGTGGCAAGCGCAAATCAACATCGAGCCGCAGGTTGCAGACGGTGAAAACCGTAAAGATGCGATGGGGCTGACCTATTTTATTGAAGACAATTTCGGGCAGCATTTCATCGGGCATAGCGGCAGCCAGAACGGCTTCATCCTGCACTTTTATGTGCGCCCGGATAATCGCGCGGCTTACATCGTGGCATTCAATACCCACGCCATACCAACCGAAAAAGATGCCAGTAAAAATACCCGCGAAGCCGACCGGGTGATTAAAGAATATTTGTTTAAGAATATCTTTCCGTTGTTTAAAAAATCGGAAACCAGCAATCAGAAACCGGAATAA
- a CDS encoding DUF4180 domain-containing protein: MSEEPKIIKASDVGIFIRTVGDISDAIAAALGAEGLMLTENELGQEFFDLRSGIAGEFFQKLVNYRIRAAIVLPNPERFGERFSELAYEHASHPMIRVVATQEVANIWLFS, from the coding sequence ATGAGTGAGGAACCTAAAATCATCAAGGCTTCGGACGTTGGCATTTTCATACGGACGGTTGGCGATATTTCGGATGCGATTGCTGCGGCGCTTGGCGCTGAAGGGCTGATGCTCACCGAAAACGAATTGGGGCAAGAGTTTTTCGACCTGCGTAGCGGCATCGCCGGAGAATTTTTTCAAAAGTTAGTGAACTATCGCATTCGCGCAGCGATTGTGCTGCCAAACCCGGAACGCTTCGGCGAACGATTCAGCGAGTTGGCTTATGAGCATGCATCGCACCCGATGATTCGCGTGGTTGCGACTCAAGAAGTAGCGAATATCTGGCTTTTCAGTTGA
- a CDS encoding murein L,D-transpeptidase catalytic domain family protein produces the protein MKFISSRSSFSPYLKSLLTVLFLLLSVSATGSVANPSTKAATPWEVEALSPNVLRLALEAAQTATKQGIANGRILGIIDFSLPSTKRRFWVLDTQAKRVLFYELVAHGKGSGENFATSFSNRPGSSQSSLGLYVTQSTYEGEHGYSLRLAGLEPGINDQAKPRAIVLHGAWYVSKNMIAQYQRLGRSLGCPAVENSVVKPLIDTLKDGNLIFAYYPDKHWLSTSKFLNQAKQQ, from the coding sequence ATGAAGTTTATTAGCAGTCGTTCTTCGTTTTCACCTTATCTCAAATCCCTGCTGACGGTTTTGTTTTTACTCCTCAGTGTCTCGGCTACCGGGTCTGTCGCCAACCCATCGACCAAAGCCGCAACGCCCTGGGAGGTCGAAGCGTTGTCGCCCAATGTGTTGCGGTTGGCTTTAGAAGCCGCGCAAACGGCAACCAAACAAGGCATCGCCAACGGCAGAATTCTGGGAATTATCGATTTTTCTTTGCCAAGCACCAAACGACGATTCTGGGTACTGGATACGCAGGCAAAGCGGGTGCTTTTTTATGAGTTGGTCGCACATGGCAAAGGCAGCGGCGAAAACTTTGCCACCTCATTTTCCAATCGACCGGGAAGTTCGCAATCAAGTCTCGGTCTCTATGTTACACAGTCAACCTATGAAGGCGAACATGGCTATTCTTTAAGGCTTGCGGGGCTGGAACCGGGAATCAACGATCAAGCCAAACCGCGCGCCATCGTTTTGCACGGCGCGTGGTACGTCAGCAAAAATATGATTGCCCAATATCAACGGTTGGGGCGCAGCCTTGGCTGTCCGGCGGTGGAAAATTCGGTTGTCAAACCGTTGATTGACACCCTCAAAGACGGCAATTTGATCTTTGCTTATTACCCGGACAAACATTGGCTTTCCACTTCCAAATTTCTCAATCAGGCAAAGCAGCAATGA
- a CDS encoding queuosine precursor transporter — MSFNNRKDLVYLLLAGFFVTNALLAEILGGKLIQVGTYVMSMGVVPWPVVFLTTDLINEYFGRDGVRHLTFITVGLILFAFALIFIAINIPAAPVSPVSDEAFNQVLGQSLWIIVGSIIAFIISQLLDVFVFWRFRDQTGGRHLWLRSTGSTIFSQFVDTFVILAIAFWLPGKLKTRDFLGLAFTNYSYKLLIAVSLTPLIYLTHHLIHRFIGDREADSLIEEAVKLSH, encoded by the coding sequence TTGAGCTTCAATAATCGGAAAGACCTGGTATACCTGCTTCTCGCGGGCTTTTTCGTAACCAATGCTTTGCTGGCGGAAATCCTCGGCGGCAAATTGATTCAAGTCGGGACCTATGTGATGAGCATGGGCGTCGTTCCCTGGCCTGTCGTTTTTTTAACCACCGATTTAATCAATGAATATTTCGGGCGCGATGGCGTCAGGCATTTAACCTTTATAACGGTCGGACTCATTTTGTTTGCCTTTGCCCTCATTTTTATTGCAATCAACATTCCGGCAGCGCCGGTTTCGCCGGTAAGCGATGAAGCGTTCAATCAAGTGCTTGGACAATCGCTGTGGATTATCGTCGGCAGCATCATTGCATTCATCATCAGTCAGCTTTTGGATGTTTTCGTATTCTGGCGCTTTCGCGACCAAACCGGCGGCAGGCATCTGTGGCTGAGGTCAACCGGCTCAACGATTTTCTCTCAGTTTGTTGATACGTTTGTCATCCTGGCAATTGCTTTCTGGTTGCCGGGCAAATTAAAGACTAGAGATTTTCTCGGACTCGCCTTCACCAATTATTCATATAAACTGCTGATTGCCGTTAGCCTCACCCCGCTGATTTATCTCACGCACCATTTGATTCACCGGTTCATCGGTGATAGAGAAGCTGACAGCTTAATCGAAGAAGCCGTCAAACTTTCGCATTAG
- a CDS encoding N-acetylmuramidase family protein yields the protein MISISGSVGRLGNNNKDDAVIVQGLLNQNLPIPYAPIKVDGDPGNKTIGLIEGFQRLTMNFANPSGLIAPNSREFTFLSLTCTLPAASGGNALAESDFETAAKTLGCEVAAIKAVNEIESAGSGYFASGRPKILFEAHIFSRLTKHAYDKCAPDISSKSWNKKLYKGGEAEYDRLEKAMALDRAAALQSASWGRFQIMGFHYAKLGYTTVDDFIVAMYQSEGRHLEAFVSFIKAANLTKSLTDKNWADFARGYNGAGYAENQYDTKLKKAYDKYAAEIAKSAANK from the coding sequence ATGATTTCAATCAGTGGTTCAGTCGGCAGACTCGGCAACAATAACAAAGATGACGCAGTGATTGTTCAAGGCTTGCTCAATCAGAACCTGCCGATTCCTTACGCGCCGATTAAAGTTGATGGCGACCCGGGCAATAAAACCATCGGCTTGATTGAAGGCTTTCAACGCCTGACCATGAATTTTGCCAACCCCAGCGGCTTGATTGCTCCGAACAGCCGCGAATTTACCTTTCTCAGTCTCACCTGCACATTGCCTGCGGCAAGCGGCGGCAATGCGCTTGCCGAAAGTGATTTTGAAACCGCCGCTAAGACGTTGGGTTGTGAAGTCGCAGCCATCAAAGCGGTCAACGAAATCGAATCGGCAGGCAGCGGTTATTTCGCCAGCGGCAGACCGAAAATCCTTTTTGAAGCGCATATTTTTTCGCGATTAACCAAACACGCTTACGACAAATGCGCGCCCGATATATCGAGCAAAAGCTGGAACAAAAAACTCTACAAAGGCGGCGAGGCTGAATATGACCGGCTGGAAAAAGCCATGGCGCTTGACCGCGCGGCGGCTTTGCAATCGGCATCGTGGGGGCGTTTTCAGATTATGGGATTTCACTATGCCAAACTCGGTTATACAACGGTTGATGATTTCATTGTGGCGATGTATCAATCCGAGGGGCGACATCTGGAAGCCTTTGTTTCATTCATCAAAGCTGCCAATTTAACCAAATCGCTGACCGATAAAAACTGGGCGGATTTTGCGCGCGGTTATAACGGCGCGGGTTACGCGGAAAATCAATATGATACGAAATTAAAAAAAGCCTATGACAAATATGCGGCTGAAATTGCCAAAAGCGCGGCGAACAAATAA